In one Vicia villosa cultivar HV-30 ecotype Madison, WI unplaced genomic scaffold, Vvil1.0 ctg.001961F_1_1, whole genome shotgun sequence genomic region, the following are encoded:
- the LOC131637278 gene encoding uncharacterized protein LOC131637278, with amino-acid sequence MLQLLFALLSIELTVILILSFANPIRKLMVKVLDLLKRGRGPLITKTVATTVFVVFGSIIFTIVKIHKRSMDSGSVNPTEEVLMAHHLLEASLMGFSLFFGLIIDRQHYYVKEITSLRKNMEKVKKVSHNHESSKRREIEETEMKKIN; translated from the exons ATGTTACAACTTTTATTTGCACTTTTGTCAATAGAATTAACAGTAATTCTAATACTATCATTTGCAAATCCAATAAGAAAACTAATGGTGAAAGTGCTAGATCTTTTGAAACGTGGAAGAGGTCCATTAATCACAAAAACCGTAGCAACCACTGTCTTTGTTGTTTTTGGATCCATCATATTTACTATAGTCAAAATCCATAAACGTTCAATGGATTCTGGCAGTGTTAATCCAACTGAAGAAGTTCTAATGGCACATCATCTCTTAGAAGCATCTCTTATGG gattttctttattctttggaTTGATTATTGATAGGCAACATTATTATGTTAAAGAGAtaacttcactaaggaagaataTGGAAAAGGTGAAGAAAGTAAGCCACAATCATGAATCATCAAAGAGAAGAGAGATAGAGGAAACTGAGATGAAAAAGATTAATTAA
- the LOC131637280 gene encoding uncharacterized protein LOC131637280, translating into MSTSEPNKNIFCIYDSRIATLVSPNSHELVSTQTLANFLKPCSKTIHHSEPPPFHKNHYHPLPKIDFKGWKNPQTKWSDWVETLTAEHAVTWNQTGSCDALLSSLYHFPKNPYLILALVHHWSPKTNTFVFPWGEATITLEDVMILGGFSVLGESITLPLSSDLLSVEAKLIELRRRMSKTKSKKADHNTWLKFFKEGLEKEESHEIFELEHVGFLCLWLARFVFPSISDSGIDPRVFHIAIHLSQGRRIALAPSVLAGIYHNLSLLKEKLVSFSVKDLDLKVNGLFQLVQLWIFERFPILGPACPNELKKGEPRAARWHKLNNSETDNAGFEFIMSALESKENFRWRPYVYDLKNWCFVSHYKENEQFIVVDDGSNCGLADELRCFGVCLCADEIFDLDCVEKYMPYRVAMQFGMDQDVPPGDFTSMSPSCKGKFSLYVPAKCYKPCVSLEYHNWWKKSIVDDYDMLDEVMIAKQYCEEGKHASIGSIESGSKRKSSSNEENNSSIEVVEAKRLKKNEQSFNHGLNNDDDVGKGKEQYGVGSYDNPLDVEGYACTILGASSSHPISI; encoded by the coding sequence ATGTCAACAAGCGaaccaaacaaaaacatcttctGCATATACGATTCTCGTATTGCAACCTTAGTTTCTCCAAACTCACATGAACTTGTTTCCACTCAAACACTAGCCAACTTCCTTAAACCATGTTCCAAAACCATTCACCATTCAGAACCACCACCGTTTCACAAAAATCATTATCATCCTCTTCCTAAGATTGACTTCAAAGGTTGGAAAAACCCCCAAACCAAATGGAGTGATTGGGTTGAAACATTAACAGCAGAACATGCTGTCACATGGAACCAAACAGGTTCATGCGATGCCCTTTTGTCTTCCCTATACCATTTCCCAAAAAACCCATATTTGATTCTTGCATTGGTTCATCACTGGTCTCCAAAAACCAATACTTTTGTTTTTCCTTGGGGTGAAGCCACTATCACACTTGAAGATGTGATGATCCTCGGTGGATTTTCAGTTCTGGGTGAATCCATTACTCTTCCTCTTTCTTCTGATTTGCTTTCAGTAGAAGCTAAATTGATTGAACTTCGAAGGAGAATGTCGAAAACAAAGTCTAAAAAAGCTGATCATAATACATGGTTGAAGTTCTTCAAAGAGGGTTTGGAAAAAGAAGAAAGTCATGAAATTTTTGAACTTGAGCATGTGGGTTTTCTGTGTTTATGGTTAGCAAGGTTTGTTTTTCCTTCTATTTCAGATTCTGGTATCGACCCGCGTGTTTTTCATATTGCTATTCATTTGTCTCAAGGTAGAAGAATAGCTCTTGCACCTTCTGTTCTTGCTGGAATTTATCATAATTTGAGTTTGCTTAAAGAAAAACTAGTTTCTTTTTCTGTGAAGGATTTGGATTTGAAAGTTAATGGTCTATTTCAGCTTGTGCAACTATGGATATTTGAAAGGTTTCCAATTCTTGGTCCAGCTTGTCCTAATGAACTGAAAAAAGGTGAACCTAGAGCTGCAAGGTGGCACAAGCTTAATAACTCTGAAACTGATAATGCTGGTTTTGAGTTCATTATGTCTGCTTTGGAATCGAAAGAGAATTTTCGGTGGCGTCCTTATGTATATGATTTGAAAAATTGGTGCTTTGTGTCACATTACAAAGAAAATGAACAatttattgttgttgatgatggtTCAAATTGTGGTTTAGCAGATGAGTTGAGGTGTTTCGGAGTGTGTTTGTGTGCTGATGAGATTTTCGATTTGGACTGTGTTGAGAAGTATATGCCATATAGGGTTGCAATGCAATTTGGAATGGATCAAGATGTTCCTCCTGGTGATTTTACTTCTATGAGTCCAAGTTGTAAAGGAAAGTTTAGCCTTTATGTTCCTGCTAAATGTTATAAGCCTTGTGTGTCATTGGAATATCACAATTGGTGGAAGAAATCAATAGTGGATGATTATGATATGTTGGATGAAGTGATGATTGCAAAGCAATATTGTGAAGAGGGAAAACATGCTTCTATTGGTTCTATTGAAAGTGGTTCAAAGAGAAAATCATCAAGCAATGAGGAAAACAATAGTAGTATTGAAGTTGTTGAAGCCAAGAGATTGAAGAAGAATGAACAATCTTTCAATCATGGATTGaacaatgatgatgatgttggaaaagggaaagaacaaTATGGTGTAGGAAGTTATGATAACCCTTTGGATGTTGAAGGTTATGCATGCACCATTTTGGGGGCTTCTTCTTCTCACCCTATAAGTATTTGA